A window from Streptomyces sp. NBC_00299 encodes these proteins:
- a CDS encoding CocE/NonD family hydrolase, with protein sequence MGHQSKALRTTAVGVVSATLVAGSALGLAPAAQAAPNGVRFVDITGDGGTTLKANVVTPTGADGSRRYPLLVMPTSWGLPQVEYFAQAQKLANSGYVVVSYNVRGFWQSGGEIEVAGPPDIADASKVIDWALANTPSDAQHIGMAGVSYGAGISLLAAAHDKRVRAVAALSGWADLIGSIYAGRTQHLQAAGLLDGASLVTGRQSAELRQIFDDFYASDLSREQDIINWGKKRSAATYVDQLNKSGAAVMMANAWGDTVFPPNQYADFYEKLTGPKRLEFRPGDHATPELTGLFGLPNDVWTDTERWFDHYLKGENNGINRELPVQLKSRSAGGYEGYPDWKSVGATNKKIALGGSTTIRTNVNSGADGGVVFLSSILDQVAQLPPMASIPLLPRLWAGVWQSEKYATAQHVRGTAKLHTTVTPTKESGTLVAYLYDVGPLGLGKLVSNAPYTFHGRTPGKPFGVDLELYSTAYDVPAGHRLALVVDTVDPLYIEHNPSGARLTFSSPANDPSYVSIPLREQ encoded by the coding sequence GTGGGACACCAAAGCAAGGCCCTGCGCACGACCGCGGTGGGCGTCGTCTCCGCGACCCTGGTCGCCGGTAGCGCCCTCGGGCTCGCCCCCGCCGCCCAAGCCGCCCCGAACGGCGTCCGCTTCGTCGACATCACCGGCGACGGCGGCACCACCCTCAAGGCGAACGTCGTCACGCCGACCGGCGCCGACGGCTCGCGCCGCTACCCGCTGCTCGTCATGCCCACGAGCTGGGGCCTGCCCCAGGTCGAGTACTTCGCACAGGCCCAGAAGCTCGCGAACTCGGGCTACGTCGTGGTCAGTTACAACGTGCGCGGCTTCTGGCAGTCGGGCGGCGAGATAGAAGTGGCCGGCCCGCCCGACATAGCCGACGCGTCCAAGGTGATCGACTGGGCGCTCGCCAACACCCCGTCCGACGCGCAGCACATCGGCATGGCGGGCGTCTCGTACGGCGCCGGCATCAGCCTCCTCGCCGCCGCGCACGACAAGCGGGTCAGGGCGGTCGCCGCCCTCAGCGGCTGGGCCGACCTCATCGGCTCGATCTACGCCGGCCGCACCCAGCACCTCCAGGCCGCCGGACTGCTGGACGGCGCGAGCCTGGTCACCGGCCGCCAGAGCGCCGAACTCCGGCAGATCTTCGACGACTTCTACGCCTCCGACCTGTCCAGGGAACAGGACATCATCAACTGGGGGAAGAAACGTTCGGCCGCAACATACGTGGATCAACTCAACAAGAGCGGCGCCGCGGTCATGATGGCCAACGCCTGGGGCGACACGGTCTTCCCGCCCAACCAGTACGCGGACTTCTACGAGAAGCTGACCGGCCCCAAGCGTCTGGAGTTCCGCCCGGGCGATCACGCGACCCCCGAGCTGACCGGCCTGTTCGGACTGCCCAACGACGTGTGGACGGACACCGAGCGCTGGTTCGACCACTACCTCAAGGGCGAAAACAACGGCATCAACCGCGAGCTGCCGGTCCAGCTCAAGTCCCGTTCCGCGGGGGGCTACGAGGGCTACCCGGACTGGAAGTCGGTCGGCGCGACGAACAAGAAGATCGCCCTCGGCGGCAGCACAACGATCCGCACGAACGTCAACTCGGGCGCGGACGGCGGAGTCGTCTTCCTGTCCAGCATCCTCGATCAGGTGGCCCAGCTGCCCCCGATGGCCTCGATCCCGCTGCTCCCCCGGCTCTGGGCGGGCGTGTGGCAGTCCGAGAAGTACGCCACGGCCCAGCACGTGCGCGGCACGGCGAAGTTGCACACCACCGTCACTCCGACCAAGGAGAGCGGCACCCTCGTCGCCTATCTGTACGACGTGGGCCCGCTCGGCCTCGGCAAGCTGGTCAGCAACGCGCCGTACACCTTCCACGGACGTACGCCCGGGAAGCCGTTCGGCGTCGACCTGGAGCTGTACTCCACGGCCTACGACGTCCCGGCAGGACACCGGCTGGCCCTGGTCGTCGACACGGTCGACCCGCTCTACATCGAGCACAACCCGTCCGGCGCGCGGCTGACCTTCTCCTCACCGGCGAACGACCCGTCGTACGTGTCGATTCCACTGCGCGAGCAGTGA
- a CDS encoding amino acid ABC transporter ATP-binding protein translates to MAGDPLIELRDVNKYFGELHVLQDITLTVGKGEVVVVIGPSGSGKSTLCRAINRLETVQSGTIKLDGQPLPAEGKGLARLRAEVGMVFQSFNLFAHKTVLQNVSLGQVKVRGRKKDEADKRSHELLERVGVADQADKYPAQLSGGQQQRVAIARALAMEPKAMLFDEPTSALDPEMINEVLEVMRQLAQDGMTMIVVTHEMGFARSAANRVVFMADGRIVEDRSPEEFFTNPSSERARDFLSKILHH, encoded by the coding sequence ATGGCTGGCGATCCACTGATCGAGCTGCGTGACGTCAACAAGTACTTCGGGGAATTGCATGTCCTGCAGGACATCACCCTCACCGTCGGCAAGGGGGAGGTGGTCGTGGTCATCGGCCCCTCGGGATCGGGGAAGTCGACGCTGTGCCGGGCCATCAACCGACTGGAGACCGTCCAGTCGGGCACGATCAAGCTCGACGGACAGCCGCTGCCCGCCGAGGGGAAGGGTCTCGCCCGGCTGCGCGCCGAAGTCGGCATGGTCTTCCAGTCCTTCAACCTCTTCGCCCACAAGACGGTCCTGCAGAACGTCTCGCTGGGCCAGGTCAAGGTCCGCGGGCGCAAGAAGGACGAGGCCGACAAGCGCTCCCACGAACTCCTGGAGCGCGTCGGCGTGGCCGACCAGGCGGACAAGTACCCCGCGCAGCTCTCCGGCGGCCAGCAGCAGCGCGTGGCCATCGCCCGGGCCCTCGCGATGGAGCCCAAGGCGATGCTGTTCGACGAGCCGACCTCCGCACTCGACCCCGAGATGATCAACGAGGTCCTCGAGGTCATGCGCCAACTCGCCCAGGACGGCATGACGATGATCGTCGTCACCCATGAGATGGGCTTCGCCCGCTCGGCCGCCAACCGCGTGGTGTTCATGGCCGACGGCCGCATCGTCGAGGACCGCAGCCCCGAGGAGTTCTTCACCAACCCCAGCAGCGAGCGCGCCCGGGACTTCCTCTCGAAGATCCTCCATCACTGA
- a CDS encoding DUF6278 family protein, with amino-acid sequence MKIPFLGHRREKRGAPDPEGIAELLAECELLRSHASRAGVELDDTTASLEAVDQLVPRWREDEEILPWLGNDAGLYLGTVIVRTVPGAAWKIRPDGQPVVRLASGREFDVVASGQEWAASGVPELSQLYAEVAEA; translated from the coding sequence ATGAAGATCCCTTTTCTGGGCCACCGGCGCGAGAAGCGCGGGGCCCCCGACCCCGAGGGCATCGCCGAACTCCTTGCCGAATGTGAACTCCTGCGTTCCCACGCGTCCCGGGCGGGGGTCGAACTCGACGACACCACTGCCTCGTTGGAGGCGGTCGACCAGTTGGTACCGCGCTGGCGGGAGGACGAGGAGATCCTGCCCTGGCTGGGCAACGACGCCGGTCTGTATCTCGGCACCGTCATCGTGCGCACCGTGCCCGGAGCCGCATGGAAGATCCGGCCGGACGGTCAGCCGGTCGTACGTCTCGCGTCCGGCCGTGAGTTCGACGTCGTGGCCTCGGGGCAGGAGTGGGCCGCGAGCGGGGTGCCCGAGCTGTCGCAGCTGTATGCGGAAGTCGCGGAAGCGTAA
- a CDS encoding SGNH/GDSL hydrolase family protein encodes MRRRVWSSAVVLAVFAVLVPEVSAQAAAERRAGPLPLERLFDNTAVSDDARPAQADFDGAGGSLSAQALAAAGWTPGRALTVQGARLTWPKRQPGQADNVLAAGQDVKVQGRGDALAFLVAGTDGFDVGGAGTVSYTGGARSTYSLTAPDWRTGPLATKAVALSHINTPNGQLAERARLYVITVPILAGREVASVRLPRATGLHVFALAVRAQAAGWTGTWAAATGGYPTVGPWTDRTLRLVVHTSAGGPRVRLRFDNTFAAAPVRIGRATVAVQAAGAAAKATPVRVLFRGAAGVEIPAGAQAYSDPLGFQVPADSNLLVSFHLPGTVPAAPVHRLAQQRSYVSAPGDHTADVSASAYPTVLTSWPLLTGVDVSGGPGSVVLLGDSITDGEKSTTDANRRWPNVLATRLLNQNVVPRYGVLNQGISGNRVVSDRYPGDGVSTDTAGVSALYRFDRDVLAQTSARTAVVFEGINDVRWGTTAEQVIAGLRAIADQGHARGLRMLAATILPCEGEARCTAAVDAERVAVNQWIRSGTAFDGVLDFDAVARDPARPSRLLPAYDSGDYLHPGDAGLAALARSVDLRALVR; translated from the coding sequence TTGCGCCGACGTGTGTGGAGTTCCGCGGTCGTCCTCGCTGTCTTCGCGGTCCTGGTGCCGGAGGTCTCCGCACAGGCGGCCGCCGAACGCAGAGCCGGGCCGCTCCCGCTGGAGCGGCTCTTCGACAACACGGCCGTCAGCGACGACGCCCGGCCCGCGCAGGCGGACTTCGACGGGGCGGGCGGCTCGCTCTCCGCGCAGGCCCTGGCGGCAGCCGGCTGGACCCCCGGGCGGGCGCTGACCGTGCAGGGAGCCCGGCTGACCTGGCCGAAGCGGCAGCCGGGCCAGGCCGACAACGTCCTGGCCGCGGGACAGGACGTGAAGGTGCAGGGGCGGGGTGACGCCCTCGCGTTCCTCGTGGCGGGCACGGACGGCTTCGATGTCGGCGGCGCGGGGACGGTGTCGTACACCGGCGGCGCCCGCTCGACCTACAGCCTGACCGCCCCCGACTGGCGCACCGGCCCGCTCGCCACCAAGGCGGTGGCCCTGTCGCACATCAACACCCCGAACGGCCAACTCGCCGAGCGGGCGCGGCTGTACGTGATCACCGTGCCGATCCTGGCGGGGCGCGAGGTCGCGTCCGTACGACTGCCGCGGGCGACCGGGCTGCACGTTTTCGCGCTGGCGGTACGGGCCCAGGCCGCCGGCTGGACGGGGACTTGGGCGGCCGCGACGGGCGGCTATCCGACCGTGGGGCCGTGGACCGACCGGACGCTGCGCCTGGTGGTGCACACCTCGGCGGGCGGGCCGCGGGTACGGCTGCGGTTCGACAACACCTTCGCGGCGGCGCCGGTGCGGATCGGCAGGGCCACGGTGGCGGTGCAGGCGGCGGGCGCGGCGGCGAAGGCGACGCCGGTCCGAGTGCTCTTCCGCGGTGCGGCGGGCGTGGAGATCCCGGCCGGGGCACAGGCGTACAGCGATCCGCTCGGGTTCCAGGTGCCCGCGGACAGCAATCTGCTCGTGAGCTTCCATCTGCCCGGGACCGTGCCGGCCGCACCGGTGCACCGGCTCGCGCAGCAGCGGTCGTACGTGAGCGCACCGGGCGACCACACGGCGGACGTCTCCGCCTCGGCCTACCCCACCGTCCTGACCAGTTGGCCGCTGCTGACCGGTGTCGACGTGAGCGGTGGGCCGGGGTCCGTGGTGTTGCTGGGGGACTCGATCACCGACGGCGAGAAGTCCACGACGGACGCCAACCGGCGGTGGCCCAATGTGCTGGCCACACGGCTGTTGAACCAGAATGTGGTCCCACGCTATGGGGTGCTCAACCAGGGGATCTCCGGCAACCGTGTGGTCTCCGACCGGTATCCCGGTGACGGGGTCTCCACGGACACGGCCGGGGTGAGCGCCTTGTACCGGTTCGACCGGGATGTCCTGGCCCAGACGTCGGCGCGTACGGCGGTGGTGTTCGAGGGCATCAACGATGTGCGCTGGGGCACGACCGCGGAGCAGGTCATCGCCGGGCTGCGCGCGATCGCGGACCAGGGGCATGCGCGAGGGCTGCGGATGCTGGCGGCGACGATCCTGCCGTGCGAGGGAGAGGCGCGGTGCACGGCCGCCGTCGACGCCGAACGGGTCGCGGTGAACCAGTGGATCCGCTCCGGCACCGCGTTCGACGGTGTGCTCGACTTCGACGCGGTGGCACGGGACCCCGCGCGGCCGTCCCGGCTGCTGCCCGCGTACGACAGCGGGGACTATCTGCATCCCGGGGACGCGGGGCTCGCTGCGCTGGCTCGGTCGGTGGATCTGCGGGCGCTGGTGCGGTGA
- a CDS encoding exodeoxyribonuclease III gives MRIATWNVNSITARLPRLLAWLESSGTDVLCLQEAKVAEDQFPFDPLRDLGYEAAVNATGRWNGVAVLSRVGLKDVVKGLPGDPGFDDVVEPRAISATCGPIRVWSVYVPNGREVDHPHYAYKLQWFEALKAAVAGDAGGSRPFAVMGDYNVAPTDDDVYDVAAFEGLTHVTPAERAALASLRESGLSDVVPRPLKYDHPYTYWDYRQLCFPKNRGMRIDLVYGNEPFAKAVTDSYVDREERKGKGASDHAPVVVDLDV, from the coding sequence ATGCGCATCGCGACCTGGAACGTGAACTCGATCACCGCCCGCCTGCCGAGGCTCCTGGCCTGGCTGGAGAGCAGCGGCACCGACGTGCTGTGCCTCCAGGAGGCCAAGGTCGCCGAGGACCAGTTCCCGTTCGACCCGCTGCGCGACCTCGGCTACGAGGCGGCGGTCAACGCGACCGGCCGGTGGAACGGCGTGGCGGTGCTCTCCCGCGTCGGCCTCAAGGACGTCGTCAAGGGCCTGCCGGGCGACCCCGGCTTCGACGATGTCGTCGAGCCCCGCGCCATCTCCGCGACCTGCGGCCCGATCCGCGTCTGGTCGGTGTACGTGCCGAACGGCCGTGAGGTGGACCACCCCCACTACGCGTACAAGCTCCAGTGGTTCGAGGCCCTCAAGGCGGCCGTGGCCGGCGACGCGGGCGGCAGCCGCCCGTTCGCGGTGATGGGCGACTACAACGTGGCGCCGACGGACGACGACGTCTACGACGTGGCCGCCTTCGAGGGCCTCACCCACGTCACCCCCGCCGAGCGTGCCGCCCTCGCCTCCCTGCGCGAGTCCGGCCTGTCCGACGTGGTCCCGCGCCCCCTCAAGTACGACCACCCGTACACGTACTGGGACTACCGCCAGCTCTGCTTCCCCAAGAACCGCGGCATGCGCATCGACCTGGTGTACGGCAACGAGCCGTTCGCCAAGGCGGTCACCGACTCGTACGTGGACCGCGAGGAGCGCAAGGGCAAGGGCGCCTCGGACCATGCGCCGGTTGTGGTGGATCTCGACGTGTAG
- a CDS encoding MBL fold metallo-hydrolase, with translation MKLTKKSHACVRLEKNGQTLVLDPGGFSEQDAALGADAILVTHEHPDHFDEGRLRAAMEANPAAEIWTLGSVAEQIAAAFPGRVHTVGHGDTFTAAGFDVQVHGELHAVIHPDIPRITNVGYLVDGGKVFHPGDALTVPDRPVETLMLPVMAPWNKIAEVIDYVREVKPQRAYDIHDALLTDLARPIYDRQIGSLGGAEHLRLTPGDSAEV, from the coding sequence ATGAAGCTCACGAAGAAGTCGCACGCCTGCGTCCGGCTCGAGAAGAACGGGCAGACGCTCGTTCTCGACCCCGGCGGATTCAGCGAGCAGGACGCCGCGCTCGGCGCGGATGCGATCCTCGTCACGCACGAGCACCCCGACCACTTCGACGAGGGACGGCTGCGGGCGGCCATGGAGGCCAACCCGGCCGCCGAGATCTGGACGCTCGGCTCCGTCGCGGAGCAGATCGCGGCGGCGTTCCCGGGCCGTGTGCACACCGTCGGCCACGGCGACACCTTCACCGCCGCCGGCTTCGACGTCCAGGTCCACGGCGAACTGCACGCCGTCATCCACCCGGACATCCCGCGCATCACCAACGTCGGCTACCTCGTCGACGGCGGCAAGGTCTTCCATCCCGGCGACGCCCTCACCGTTCCCGACCGCCCGGTGGAGACGCTGATGCTGCCGGTCATGGCCCCCTGGAACAAGATCGCGGAGGTCATCGACTACGTCCGCGAGGTCAAGCCGCAGCGCGCCTACGACATCCACGACGCTCTGCTCACCGACCTGGCCCGGCCGATCTACGACCGCCAGATCGGCAGCCTCGGCGGCGCGGAGCACCTGCGCCTGACGCCGGGGGACTCGGCGGAGGTGTGA
- the pcaDC gene encoding bifunctional 3-oxoadipate enol-lactonase/4-carboxymuconolactone decarboxylase PcaDC, with protein sequence MSETKTPALQYRFDGPEDAPVLILGPSLGTTWHMWDRQVPELTQQWRVFRFDLPGHGGAPAYPAGSVAELTDRLLATLDGLGVQRFGYAGCALGGALGIELALRHPERIASLALIAASPRFGTPDEFRQRGVIVRTNGLDPIARTSPDRWFTSGFAAAQPAITEWAVQMVRTTDPGCYIAACEALASFDVRPQLGGVAVPTLVLVGSDDQVTGPAEARTLVAGIPDARLAVVPGASHLVPVEQPAAVTDLLVRHFSTAWQPAYDSSTGQMAIVAAPVKPVLVAPPAQPAPVAEIAPAVVAPQTTGRPDPYDAGIKVRREVLGDAHVDRALAQADEFSGDFQEFITRYAWGEIWDRPGLDRRSRSCVTLTALVAGGHMDELAFHTRAALRNGLTPDEIKEVLLQAAVYCGVPAANSAFKVAQQVIREETTPQE encoded by the coding sequence GTGAGTGAGACGAAGACCCCAGCCCTCCAGTACCGCTTCGACGGCCCGGAAGACGCCCCGGTCCTCATCCTCGGCCCCTCGCTCGGCACCACCTGGCACATGTGGGACCGACAGGTCCCCGAGCTGACCCAGCAGTGGCGGGTGTTCCGATTCGACCTGCCGGGGCACGGTGGCGCGCCCGCGTACCCGGCGGGCTCCGTGGCCGAGCTCACCGACCGGCTGCTCGCCACCCTCGACGGCCTCGGCGTGCAGCGGTTCGGCTACGCGGGCTGCGCGCTCGGCGGCGCACTCGGCATCGAACTCGCCCTGCGCCACCCGGAGCGCATCGCCTCGCTCGCGCTCATCGCCGCATCTCCCCGGTTCGGCACGCCGGACGAGTTCCGCCAGCGGGGCGTGATCGTGCGCACGAACGGCCTCGACCCCATCGCCCGCACCTCGCCCGACCGCTGGTTCACCTCCGGCTTCGCCGCAGCCCAGCCCGCCATCACCGAGTGGGCCGTGCAGATGGTGCGCACCACCGACCCCGGCTGCTACATCGCCGCCTGCGAGGCGCTCGCCTCCTTCGACGTACGGCCGCAGCTCGGCGGCGTCGCGGTGCCCACGCTCGTCCTCGTCGGCTCGGACGACCAGGTCACCGGCCCCGCCGAGGCCCGCACGCTGGTCGCCGGGATACCGGACGCCCGTCTCGCCGTCGTGCCCGGCGCCTCCCACCTCGTACCGGTCGAGCAGCCCGCCGCCGTCACCGATCTGCTGGTCCGGCACTTCTCCACCGCCTGGCAGCCCGCGTACGACTCCTCGACCGGCCAGATGGCCATCGTCGCCGCCCCCGTCAAGCCGGTCCTGGTCGCCCCGCCCGCCCAGCCCGCGCCCGTCGCCGAGATCGCCCCGGCCGTCGTGGCACCGCAGACGACGGGACGCCCGGACCCGTACGACGCGGGGATCAAGGTCCGGCGCGAGGTGCTCGGGGACGCACACGTCGACCGGGCGCTGGCGCAGGCGGACGAGTTCTCGGGGGACTTCCAGGAGTTCATCACGCGGTATGCCTGGGGTGAGATCTGGGACAGACCCGGGCTCGACCGGCGCTCCCGCAGCTGTGTCACCCTCACCGCCCTGGTCGCGGGCGGTCACATGGACGAACTCGCCTTCCACACCCGCGCCGCCCTGCGCAACGGCCTCACGCCGGACGAGATCAAGGAAGTGCTGCTGCAGGCGGCCGTCTACTGCGGCGTGCCGGCGGCGAACAGCGCCTTCAAGGTCGCCCAGCAGGTCATCAGGGAGGAGACCACTCCGCAGGAGTGA
- a CDS encoding SWIM zinc finger family protein produces the protein MPRPADLARRALRAAREQRERVSEGNTGQVGASYDGPDASDTHAEGPEASDGDGPEARPAAPLAPDESGDRSRTGSDPAPRVLGIETGPRGSRPADAAREALRAALGERRRAQAEEADRAAQGAPRPRRTAPTGAEGRRTPAGGTENRRALEVRRWLAGAFQMPPLDSPDEDDSGAGAMPDPTAQRRNTPANPTSDSSSAPSSPAHPVADSPAPPSARSGSDPAQPPPDPDPDPDPDPDPAVGTEPGPATAATPVAPATPQVPRSMAAPGRDGELRRTFPAFAPRPADDDGFAETWWGNAWVTALEEGALDPKRLARGRGYAQEGHVDAITVTPGLVLAYVRGSRPRPYRVQVRLRTLEDADWARLLDAVAERPGHIAALLDKEMPQSLADCGVPLLPGPGDLDPHCSCPDRGHPCKHAAALCYQTARLLDADPFVLLLLRGRGERALLDALSRRNAARAARAAQEKEPAPQAGVRATDALAPDRRLPPLPTPLPVPAHPEQPPAYPAAPGGPDPFALDQLATDAAARAHALLGTGRDPVADLTLWQDAVRLAAARPGSGLTAGTRALYSSLSAAADRTPAELARAVAAWRQGGLEGLAVLEEPWDPPAGRFDRARPLLLAADLPAFRPWRNHLTHPRGHVQLRLGRDGLWYPYESEPGHDDWWPRGTPDLDPVGALTGLGASPEE, from the coding sequence GTGCCCCGGCCGGCCGACCTGGCACGCCGGGCGTTGCGGGCTGCGCGGGAACAGCGGGAGAGGGTGTCCGAGGGGAACACGGGCCAGGTTGGGGCCTCTTACGACGGCCCGGACGCGTCGGACACCCACGCGGAAGGTCCCGAGGCATCGGACGGTGACGGCCCCGAGGCGCGACCTGCCGCGCCCCTCGCCCCCGACGAGAGCGGGGACCGATCCCGCACCGGATCGGATCCCGCACCGCGCGTGCTCGGCATCGAGACCGGCCCACGGGGGTCGCGTCCCGCGGACGCCGCCCGGGAAGCGCTGCGTGCCGCGCTCGGGGAGAGGCGGCGCGCCCAGGCGGAGGAAGCCGACCGGGCAGCCCAGGGCGCGCCTCGACCGCGACGTACCGCACCCACCGGCGCCGAGGGTCGACGGACCCCGGCCGGCGGCACCGAGAACCGGCGTGCCCTTGAGGTGCGCCGCTGGCTCGCGGGTGCCTTCCAGATGCCGCCCTTGGACTCGCCCGACGAGGACGACTCGGGGGCCGGCGCGATGCCGGATCCGACTGCACAGCGGCGGAACACCCCGGCGAACCCCACCTCGGACTCGTCCTCAGCCCCGTCAAGCCCCGCGCACCCGGTGGCGGACTCACCCGCACCGCCCTCAGCCCGCTCCGGCAGCGATCCCGCACAGCCTCCGCCCGACCCCGACCCCGACCCCGACCCCGACCCCGACCCCGCCGTCGGCACCGAGCCCGGACCCGCCACCGCCGCAACCCCCGTTGCCCCCGCCACCCCTCAAGTCCCCCGCTCCATGGCCGCCCCCGGCCGGGACGGCGAACTCCGGCGTACGTTCCCCGCCTTCGCGCCCCGCCCGGCGGACGACGACGGCTTTGCCGAGACCTGGTGGGGCAACGCCTGGGTGACCGCACTGGAAGAAGGCGCGCTCGACCCCAAGCGGCTGGCCCGCGGGCGCGGTTACGCGCAGGAGGGGCACGTCGATGCCATCACCGTGACGCCGGGGCTCGTGCTGGCGTATGTGCGGGGCAGCCGTCCGCGGCCGTACCGCGTGCAGGTGCGGCTGCGGACGCTGGAGGACGCCGACTGGGCACGGTTGCTGGACGCCGTGGCCGAACGGCCGGGGCACATCGCGGCGTTGCTGGACAAGGAGATGCCCCAGTCCCTGGCCGATTGCGGGGTGCCGCTGCTGCCGGGGCCCGGTGACCTCGACCCCCATTGCAGTTGCCCCGACCGCGGACACCCCTGCAAACACGCCGCCGCCCTCTGTTACCAGACCGCGCGCCTGCTGGACGCCGACCCCTTCGTACTGCTCCTGCTGCGCGGCCGGGGCGAACGCGCGCTGCTCGACGCCCTGTCCCGCCGCAACGCCGCCCGCGCGGCACGCGCCGCACAGGAGAAGGAACCGGCCCCACAGGCGGGCGTACGGGCCACCGACGCCCTGGCCCCCGACCGCCGACTCCCCCCGCTGCCCACCCCGTTGCCCGTGCCCGCGCACCCCGAGCAGCCGCCCGCCTACCCGGCGGCCCCGGGCGGCCCGGACCCCTTCGCGCTGGACCAGCTGGCGACCGACGCGGCAGCCCGGGCGCACGCCCTCCTCGGCACCGGCCGCGACCCGGTGGCCGACCTGACGCTGTGGCAGGACGCGGTCCGGCTCGCCGCCGCCCGTCCCGGTTCCGGCCTCACCGCCGGCACCCGCGCCCTGTACTCGTCCCTGTCCGCCGCCGCCGACCGCACCCCGGCCGAGTTGGCCCGTGCGGTCGCCGCCTGGCGGCAGGGCGGTCTCGAAGGGCTCGCCGTGCTCGAGGAGCCCTGGGATCCGCCGGCCGGCCGTTTCGACCGCGCCCGCCCGCTTCTGCTCGCCGCCGACCTCCCCGCCTTCCGCCCGTGGCGCAACCACCTCACCCACCCCCGCGGCCATGTCCAGCTCCGCCTCGGCCGGGACGGCCTGTGGTACCCGTACGAATCGGAGCCGGGCCACGACGACTGGTGGCCCCGTGGCACCCCCGACCTCGACCCGGTCGGCGCCCTGACAGGTCTCGGTGCCTCGCCGGAGGAGTGA